The genomic stretch ATGTGTTGAAACTTCTTCAAATATCTCTTTATCCGAGAGGGTTACATACACGTGCATGGAATATTCATAATCCCTTATCTCCAGCTCAAAAGGCAGCCTGCCGATGCGGAAGGGCGCAGCTTTCTTTGCCTGTGCAAGTTCCTCATGAAACTTTTCGGCATCTACCCCTTCGAGCCAGTATTCGAGATTATCCTCATCAAAATCTTCGTCACTGATGGAAATGGGTTCGCCTGATTTAGAGCGCCAGCAGAAACTGATTGGATGACCGATGCTATGGCTTTGCAAATGAAGATCAAGATTGATTCTTGATATTTCTCCCGGCTCGTAAAAATTTTTTGACCACGACCAGATAACGTTTATTTGCGGAGTAGGAGTTATATCGGCTTCCTGTTTAAGCAGCGCGGTAATCTTATTATCCATAAAATCATAAAACTTCTCGCCGAACGGCACCTTCGCCCGACAATTGAACATATCTATTATGTTCGGTATTTTAAGAAAAAATCTTTTTGCCATACAAATTGATTTAAGTAAAATAAATTATAATTTCCATGCTGCTCTTACTATTTTATATGCCACTTTAAAACAGGCTATATCATCGTAAAAACCCATTCCATCTGATAAGAAATCTTCTATCAGCGTTCCTACTACTATACCTACGCCTACGCCTACCGCCGCAGTTTTGATATAATTAACCATATCTTGATTGTTTGGATCCCGGAGAAATTCCGAGATAATCCTTTCATAATTATTCGGACTGATAATATTTTCAAGATGAGAAAGTCTTTCCACCAGTTTTTTAAATCGTTCGGCAACCGATTGCGGAACCGTTATCGGCAGCGTATTGGTATTTTTAGAAACGAGTTTATAACCAATTAAACCTGGTTTATAAAGTTCAGCTACAACATCCTGTGTAGGAGAATATGGAAGCGTAACGGTTGTGAATGTTGTCCCTAATGCCCATGTGCTTACGCCATGCAGGCTGGAAAGGCAGTATTGATTGGCTTTGGTAACATAGGTATTGGCTTCATTGATCCCCTTGGTCATTTCTGTTTGATTTTCGCCTGGTTTTATTTCAAAAATTTCGCCGGTATAAGGGTTCGCAATATCTGCCCTGCCATAATTATTGGGATTATTGCTGCTGCTTTCGGGTATCCAATATTCCCTTTCAGCATTAGGATGGAGCGTAAGATAATGTAACTCAATAATAGAATGCGCTATGATTCCCTGTCCAATTCCCGTCAAAAATATATTGCCCCACATATTTGGGCCGCCTTTACAGGTGTAATTTTGCATTATCATATCCGCGGCTTCGTCTTCTCTGTCAATTTGATTCCAAAGTGCCATATCGGAAGCCGTTAATTGATAATCGGTAAAATATATGTCCATGTCGCTTTCAAAAGGATCACCATCAGACAATATATTTCCAAGTTCATCGGGTATAGCGGTCTTTATTGCGGCATAATAGTCTGCAATATCAACCACAATCGAGTCGGTCATTTGTCCACAGTTTAAAGGGTGGGATGTTATATTTGGTGCCGTTGTTCCTTCAAGATAAAATCCCAATGAATATTCCCAAAAACGATTTATAAAATCCTGTTCATAAATGCTCATACCACTCCTATTCACAATAGTAGCGAAATAATCCAGCATATCTATATTACCCTCTTTAGCCGCGGCTATCAACTTAGTGTAAACACCATTGTAATGTTCGTCAAACCAATCGGTTAGTTCAACAGGTACGCAGCCTTCTGCCAGGTAATTGCCATCCGGATTGCCGGATTGAATAGACGCGATGATTTTTGGCGCAACCGTTTTATCGAACATTGCCGTATAATTACCGGGTATATATTTTTTTACGCTAAGTACACCTGTAGCCGTAACAGCCGTCTGCGTAGTATTACCGGTACTTTTACCTGAATTTATCTGTCCATATATTGCATACAGGGAATCCATCGTTTTACGATATTTGAGACTTGCATTTACAGTTTTGTATTTTCGCAGATACAGGCTGTCGAGATATACATCCATAAGGGAATCGGACAGCCCGATTCTTTGTTGCAATAATCCTTTGTAATACGCTTTAGCCCCATTTACCGACTTAATAATTGAAGCCAGGCTGTTTAGCGTTTGAGAAGAAGCGTTACCAGAATCTTTTAAACTCAAGCGAATGCTGTAAGGCATCCATCGACCATTATTGGCTTGCGCCCATTTGAAAAATAACAATTCGGAACTGTCTTTAAATGTGTAATTCCCAACTCTTATTACATGCAGTTCTTTTCTTGTACAAGAATATATAAAAATTGTAATTAGGGTAATCAGCACAACTGATAATAGCGATAATGTTATTCTTTTCATTTATATCGTTTTTAGTTCAATGTCAATCTGCTTATTTTTTAAAATAAGCATTTGACATTCAATACAACATTTTAAAATCAAGGATGCTGCATTATGCTGTCTGCATAGCGATCTTCACTGTCAATTTTATTCCATAATTTTTTATCTTCGGGTGTCAATTGATAGTCGGTAAAATATATGTCCGATTCACTTTGAAACAAATCTCTGTCTGTCAAAAAGTCCGAATGATTTGCGGCTTTTGATGCCTTATAATAATCGGAAATATCGGATAGAATCGAGTCCCTTATCTGTGAGCAGTTTAACGGTTTTGGAACAAATTCCTCCGGCGATATATAAACCGTATAGAAACCCAGGGAATGCATCATAAAGCGACGAATGAATTGCTGCAAATTATAACGAAGCGGATCATTGCGTACTTCTTCATCGTAATATCCCGACGGGTTATAATTTCGCCCACATATATAAAATACTACTCCATAATATTGTAGTCCGGGACGACTGTAATGATTGTCAAACCAATCGGTTAATGCAAAAGGAATACAACCCGTAGGAACAACATCATAAATTCCCAAACCTCTCTTTCTTAATTCAACAAAAATTTTCGGAACAATTGTTTCGGTAAAATATTTCGTTGAGCTACCTAATGTGTAACCGTTCAATTCTTTATTTTTCCCCGACGATATCTTCCTGTAAACGGCATACAAAGAATCCATCGTCTTACGGTATTTGAGGCTTTCTTTTACAGCCTTGTATTTGCGGATATACATACTGTCAAGATAAGCACTCGTAAGAGAATCGGACAGCCGAAGCCTTCGTTTAAGAAGGTTTTTATAATAGGCTTTTGCTTCATTAACGACCTTTATTCTCGAAGCAAGATTGTTTAAAATACCAAGTCTCTTTCCATTTTCAAAAGACAGCCTTATACAATAGGGCATCCATTTGCCGTTATTAGCCTGTGCCCATTTAAGGAATAAAAATTCAGAACTGTCTTTAAATAAAGAATATTTATTGCCAGTCGCATTAATCTCTCTTCCTGAAGTGAAAGAATATATTGTCGTTGTAATTGCCAGAACGAAAAATATGCTCACAAGAAATGTAACCCTTTTCATATATTTATTTGATACAGCATCTAAAAATTATTCTTGAAAAAGCACCGATTTTGCATCAAAAATTTCCCTACTTGTACTTATTTTTTTTATCCAGTCTTTATACCAGTCTTTATCCTGATAATCCCCTAAAGGAATGACTTTCATTACAGCACTACCTTTTAAGGTTTCCAAAGAATCAAGCTTGTTCAACCTTTCCGTTTTGACTTTATATTGCTGTTTTATAAAATCAAAATCTGTTCGTTGAATAATTGGTTTTGCAGCCTCTTCTGCTATAGCATTGATTTGAATCATTTCAGAATCATTTCTGTAATCAAATTTCTTCGCACGTGATTCAACAGCCGCCGTTTCCGCAGGATAAAGTTGGTAATCGGCACGCGCAACAGAATCTGATTTCAAAGCATAGGGCTGGTCTTTTTCTCTGAGCGGGAAATAATTATAAACATCCGGCAGAAATACATCCGGCGTAATTCCGATACGCTGTGTAGTGGCGCCGTTTATCCTGTAAAATTTTTCGAAAGTGAGTTTGAGCGCTCCGTATTGCGGCTCTCCATTGACAGGAATACCCAAAGGCAATTGCCGCTGTACGGTTCCTTTTCCGTAAGTATTTGTTCCTATAACAATGGCTCTTTTATAGTCCTGCATAGCTGCCGTAAATATTTCGGATGCGGAAGCGCTTTGTGCGTTTACCATAATTGCCAGCGGTCCTTTATATAGAACGGAAGAATCCTCATCTGAAAGAATGGATACGTTTCCTTTGCTGTCGCGTACCTGTACAACCGGGCCGGAAGGAATAAAATAGCCGGCAATTTTAATGGCGTCGGAGAGCGATCCGCCGCCGTTGTTTCGCAAATCAATCAACAAGGCATCGATATGTGCACCGGTTAAATATGTAAGTTGTTTTTTTACGTCGTCGGCACTTTTGGCTCCGTTTTTATTATTGAAATCGTTGTAAAATTCCGGCAGGTATAAGATACCGATTTTCTTTCCGTTCTTTTGTTCAATTACGGCGCTTCTGGCAGCACCTTGCTCTACATTCACTTTTTCTCGTTTTAGCAATACATCGTGTACGTTTCCGGTATTGGCATCTTTAATTCTTATTCTTACAAAGGTACCTTCGGCTCCGCGTATTTTATCGACAACATCTTGCAGGCCGAGCCCGGCAACATCTGTCCAGCTTCCGGCAGTCCCCTGACCTATCGCCAATATAATACTCCCGTTTGCAACTTTACCGCTTTTCCAGGCAGCCATACCGCTCATGACCGATTTTATTACAATATCCATTTGGTCGTTAAATCCGAGTTGGGCACCTATGCCGTAAAAGGCATTGCTCATCATTTGATCAAATTTTCGTTTGTCCACAGGCGGCTGGTATTCCGTGTGCGGATCGCAGATGGCACAAAGTATGTTGACGTATTTTGCAAAAAACTCTTTCTCGTTAAATGCCGTCGTATTTTCCGTAAGCCAATGATTGTATTTTTTGCTTATGGATGATTTTGCTTTTTCGCTTCTTTCGACCGGAGAAGGATAGCCTTTTTGCAAATCGGCCAACTTGGTTAAATACTCATAAGTTAATAACAGATTGCGACGCTCATCTCTTTCAACGGTATTTCCGGTCCAAGACAAAGAATCGGGATTTACAATCTTTTTGTTTTGTTTGATTGGGTTCCAGTCTACCGGATTTTTGAAAAACGGAAAATTTTTCAATTCAGCTATTCTTTTTAAATACAGACTTCTTGCCGCAACATAAAAATTAAGCGGATTGCCGTTATTAATATCGTCATCAACAACCAATCTGTATTTTTCCAAAGAATCTATATCGCTCTGTAAAAAGATGTCTTTTTCCGGATCGAGCTTCGCAATAAAGCCGTCAAAAATTTCTTTGGATAATGTATCATTTACGGGAGGCGGCGCGTAGTCTGCTTTCTCGATGATGTTTACAAGCGCTTCGTATAAATATTTCTCGCTTGTGCGAACAGAATCGGATAAATCGGTTGAGGTATTTATTTTATTTGTTTGAGACCAAAGAGGGGTATTTAGCAATAAAAAAATTGCCGCACACCCTATTGTTTTCTTCATGCTTATTTCTTTTTTTAATTATTCTTTGCTTCTATTTTACGGATGAGTTTTTTAATAGAAGAAACCGGAATCACATTTTTAATGACCATTTGCGATTGAGGATGTCCGGTATTATTTTGTTCAATTACATAAGTGCTGGAAACTATTCCGGTTACATTTCCTTTATCATTTAATATTGGGCTGCCACTTGAACCTACTGCAAAATCTGCCGTTATTACCATTGTATTTCTGTGAGCAATACCGTTATCTCCGGGCATGGCAATGGTATTGATATATTTGTTGGAAACGATACCTTTTGTAAAATTGAAAAACAAACCTTCGGGATTGCCCAATACATAAACATCGTCGCCGACAGATGCATCGCTTACAGCCAATTTAAGAAAAGGAAATTTTTCCCCGCTGCTTTTCAACTGTATAATGGCAATATCATCTTCGGGCGAAACAGCCAGTACCGATTTTAATTCATGCGTTTCGCCGTCGCCGGTTCTTACAAGAAAAACGCCTTTACCGCCAAATGTTTTAGAATGCGCATAAGCATACAGCACATGAAAATTAGTAACGCATATTCCGTCAGGAGTAATAACAAATGCTGTTGCCGGATTCATCGCTGCTTCGTGTAAAGGACTCGGTTTCGTACACATGGCAGCGACTCCGACAGCGTATAGTGCGCGTTTATACACCTCTGTAGCGCTAAGTGTCTTTTTTCTACTCGATGAAGTTTTATACAATACAATTTGCCGACTCGTTTTTTTGTCCTTCAGATAATTCTCCATGTCTTTCGGCGTAAAGATTTTTGCCTGAGAAGAGAGAATCGAATCTGCCAGCCTTTTCAAAGGCTGGACGATTTCTTTTTCAGCAGCTGTATATTGCGCTTTTGTATGAAAACAAAATGAGAAAAAAACACTAACCATACATAGCTTAATAACTATGCTTTTTGCATATAAGTTGTACATAATAAATCTGCTTCTAATTCAAATGAGAGCATTAAATACCCTTCAATTGCAGAAGAATTTTTTTTGTTTCCGGATCAGATGCTTTGGGCATATTTCCGTTCAAAAGCTTTCCGTTCTTATCAATTAAAAAATATCGTGGTATTGTGGCGATTTTCAAATCCTGCATAAACTTCATATCGCCGTTAATGAAAAATTGAATGCCGGTTCTCTTAGACCAATACAGTTGGTTATACCAGCGTTGCCTTTGTCGATCACAGGAGATTTGAACAAATGCGATATTTTTCCCTTTAAATTCCTGCTTTAAAGAATCGAGCGACGGAAATTCATTAATACACGGAATACACCACGACGCCCACATATCCACCAAAATATATTTTCCTTTAAATTCCTTCAACGTATGGGTATTGCCAGATGTGTCAGCAAAAACATACTTTGTCATATCCCAACCTTTTGGTATTGTGTTCGCAGATAAAGAATCTTTTGATTGTGCTTGAAGGACATTTCCTGTCAGCAATAGGCAAATTGCAAAAATGCCAAGAAACATATATTTGATTCTTTTCCCAATTATTTTTATCTTCATAGTAATATCTTAAGCTCCCAAATACTTCTTCAATGCATTTTTAAGGTCGTCTCCACGCAGGTTTTTGGCGATGATTTTTCCTTCGGGATTAATTAGGAAATTCATCGGAATAGAAGTAACCATATATTGCTTTGCTACGGTGCTGTTCCAGCCCATCAAATCGGATAATTGCGGCCAAGTCATTCCTTCATGCTCAATTGCATTCTCCCATTTTTCTTTGGCATTGCCCGAACCTCCGTCAAGAGATATGCCTAATATCTGAAAGTTTTTGCTTTTGAATTGTTTATATGCTTCAACTACATTCGGCATTTCACGCAGACAAGGTCCGCACCAGCTTGCCCAAAAATCGACTAACACGTATTTGCCTCTATAGTCGGAAAGTCGATGTTCTGTGCCTGCTGTATCTTTCAAAACAAAATCGGGTGCAAGCGAATTAATATCGACCTTTGCAACCGCATCCATTATTCTTTTGTAAATTAAAGCATTCGGAGATGCCTTTAAGCTATCACTCAAGTAGCCGTAGAATTTTTGGGCGTCAGTCAAATCGTCTGTAGGAAGCACCCAACTTTTCATGAGGTCAATACTCGCCAATGCATCCGGATGTGTTTTTACATATTCGCCTACTGCTACAGTTCTCTCTTTTACCATTTGATTATAATCGCCAATGATGGATTGGCTTTTTAATGAATCCTTCTCCGCTTCTGCAAGACGTTTTTTAATATCTGCTTCGGCGTGCTTGTACTTTCTCATTAGAGGGCGTGCCTCTTGTACGGCGTCATTGTTAAATGTTCCGCTTACAACAACATCTTCCGGATGTTTATCATTTACATTAACCTTTATATGCCCGTTTTCCAAATAAATACCTATTTGGTCTTTGGGTAGTGACATATGTTCATCTATATAATGCTTCAGTGTTTTACCATCGGGAAGCACCACAAGAAATCCCAGCCCAACCGCAGGCAAATCTCCTTTAAAATCAAACTTACCTTCAACGACTTTACTTGAATCGTGTTTTAATATACCGGTACCGGGAATTTGATAATACATATGTACGGTTAGATCTTTTGGAACAGGATATACAGTGCCATCGATAAAATATTTTTGCTGCGCATTTGCGGTTATGACAAAAGCTGTAAAAAACAGAAAAAAAACATGTTTCATTGATAATAAAATTTGTGATTGAGTATTTAGTTTAAAAAGTAAAAAAGCTGATGTAAAAGATTCCTCCATTACCTAATACAGGAACTGAATTATCGGTATCGCTACTTTGCTTCAGTTTTACGACAAGCAAATAAGTCGTAAATGATTGAAATAAAGATTTGTTTGTAATTTTTAATTGAATATTATCGGACGCTGTAAGAGCTCCTGCAGGTATTGTATAATCTTTTTGCGAAATAGAAAAAGAACCGTCAGGGAAAGGCACATCATAAGCATTGAATGCATT from Arachidicoccus sp. BS20 encodes the following:
- a CDS encoding S41 family peptidase, whose product is MKKTIGCAAIFLLLNTPLWSQTNKINTSTDLSDSVRTSEKYLYEALVNIIEKADYAPPPVNDTLSKEIFDGFIAKLDPEKDIFLQSDIDSLEKYRLVVDDDINNGNPLNFYVAARSLYLKRIAELKNFPFFKNPVDWNPIKQNKKIVNPDSLSWTGNTVERDERRNLLLTYEYLTKLADLQKGYPSPVERSEKAKSSISKKYNHWLTENTTAFNEKEFFAKYVNILCAICDPHTEYQPPVDKRKFDQMMSNAFYGIGAQLGFNDQMDIVIKSVMSGMAAWKSGKVANGSIILAIGQGTAGSWTDVAGLGLQDVVDKIRGAEGTFVRIRIKDANTGNVHDVLLKREKVNVEQGAARSAVIEQKNGKKIGILYLPEFYNDFNNKNGAKSADDVKKQLTYLTGAHIDALLIDLRNNGGGSLSDAIKIAGYFIPSGPVVQVRDSKGNVSILSDEDSSVLYKGPLAIMVNAQSASASEIFTAAMQDYKRAIVIGTNTYGKGTVQRQLPLGIPVNGEPQYGALKLTFEKFYRINGATTQRIGITPDVFLPDVYNYFPLREKDQPYALKSDSVARADYQLYPAETAAVESRAKKFDYRNDSEMIQINAIAEEAAKPIIQRTDFDFIKQQYKVKTERLNKLDSLETLKGSAVMKVIPLGDYQDKDWYKDWIKKISTSREIFDAKSVLFQE
- a CDS encoding S1 family peptidase; its protein translation is MVSVFFSFCFHTKAQYTAAEKEIVQPLKRLADSILSSQAKIFTPKDMENYLKDKKTSRQIVLYKTSSSRKKTLSATEVYKRALYAVGVAAMCTKPSPLHEAAMNPATAFVITPDGICVTNFHVLYAYAHSKTFGGKGVFLVRTGDGETHELKSVLAVSPEDDIAIIQLKSSGEKFPFLKLAVSDASVGDDVYVLGNPEGLFFNFTKGIVSNKYINTIAMPGDNGIAHRNTMVITADFAVGSSGSPILNDKGNVTGIVSSTYVIEQNNTGHPQSQMVIKNVIPVSSIKKLIRKIEAKNN
- a CDS encoding TlpA family protein disulfide reductase, which encodes MTKYVFADTSGNTHTLKEFKGKYILVDMWASWCIPCINEFPSLDSLKQEFKGKNIAFVQISCDRQRQRWYNQLYWSKRTGIQFFINGDMKFMQDLKIATIPRYFLIDKNGKLLNGNMPKASDPETKKILLQLKGI
- a CDS encoding TlpA disulfide reductase family protein encodes the protein MKHVFFLFFTAFVITANAQQKYFIDGTVYPVPKDLTVHMYYQIPGTGILKHDSSKVVEGKFDFKGDLPAVGLGFLVVLPDGKTLKHYIDEHMSLPKDQIGIYLENGHIKVNVNDKHPEDVVVSGTFNNDAVQEARPLMRKYKHAEADIKKRLAEAEKDSLKSQSIIGDYNQMVKERTVAVGEYVKTHPDALASIDLMKSWVLPTDDLTDAQKFYGYLSDSLKASPNALIYKRIMDAVAKVDINSLAPDFVLKDTAGTEHRLSDYRGKYVLVDFWASWCGPCLREMPNVVEAYKQFKSKNFQILGISLDGGSGNAKEKWENAIEHEGMTWPQLSDLMGWNSTVAKQYMVTSIPMNFLINPEGKIIAKNLRGDDLKNALKKYLGA